From Amia ocellicauda isolate fAmiCal2 chromosome 12, fAmiCal2.hap1, whole genome shotgun sequence, a single genomic window includes:
- the naf1 gene encoding H/ACA ribonucleoprotein complex non-core subunit NAF1 produces the protein MEPIQPHAPLDPSSSASIVGNPAALERDQSSTAAPPVLYPQTPVPLRLEETSQDGATSRTDAATMDTLAPEDKVSADVPTGVNGNPGAVPGTRGRTGGRGTGTLGTAVQATDPGVPVEDMEVSVASKLETLNFTSFAHRDEGVPASSGLTCPQVQLTLRSEGQAGCPSEDTEDSSSSDSSSDSDSDSSSSSSSSSSSAPLVPELQIELEDDEDIDVIAPVSGKKAQPIKTKDEILLEELPTVEDVAVILPENVEMKPVGVVSSIIEQLVIIESLKDTPPLRDESVLFNEKRLAVGKVFEIFGPVFHPYYVMRFNSAEHIAQKDVKMRETMYFAPEVKDFTEYIFTEQLKTDKGSDASWKNDQEPPPEALDFSDDEKEKEAKQKKKKPQNMLKKMQRSEQKESNNNFGEAAHYRRPPPSPQQGGRAQQGWGYSPEEGGFTNRSFSYSGAPFHPPQSSNRQPRPAAPRAPQPPFAQHPGERGYGVPSHCPFPPPFPPPGPGAMHPYPPPYPLLPPMGMAWPQHDMSQPPPALHAMLFQHPPPPPPPPPPPPPPSSGPPSHGRFPSQKAARY, from the exons ATGGAGCCCATACAGCCTCACGCCCCCCTGGACCCTTCATCCTCCGCCAGCATTGTGGGGAACCCGGCGGCACTTGAGCGAGACCAGAGCTCGACCGCAGCCCCCCCTGTGCTATATCCACAGACCCCGGTGCCTCTGAGACTAGAGGAGACCTCACAGGATGGCGCCACCTCCAGGACTGATGCAGCCACCATGGACACGCTCGCACCCGAGGACAAGGTCAGCGCAGATGTCCCAACAGGAGTGAACGGCAACCCCGGCGCCGTGCCAGGCACCCGGGGCAGGACTGGCGGCCGAGGAACTGGAACGCTCGGGACGGCGGTACAGGCCACCGACCCCGGCGTCCCCGTGGAAGACATGGAGGTCAGTGTGGCGAGCAAACTGGAGACGCTCAACTTCACCAGCTTTGCCCACAGGGACGAGGGGGTGCCCGCTTCAAGTGGGCTGACCTGCCCTCAGGTGCAGCTGACCCTGAGGAGTGAAGGCCAGGCCGGCTGCCCCAGCGAAGACACGGAGGACAGCAGCTCCTCGGATTCCTCCTCGGACAG TGACTCGgactcctcctcttcctcctcctcctcgtcttcCTCCGCTCCGCTCGTGCCTGAACTGCAGATTGAACTGGAGGATGACGAGGACATCGATGTCATCGCACCAGTCAGCGGAAAGAAAGCCCAGCCCATCAAGACGAAGGATGAAATCCTGCTGGAG GAGCTGCCCACGGTGGAAGACGTGGCCGTGATCCTGCCTGAAAACGTGGAGATGAAGCCGGTGGGAGTCGTCTCCAGCATCATTGAGCAACTAG TGATCATCGAGTCGCTGAAGGACACGCCGCCGCTCCGCGACGAGAGCGTCCTGTTCAACGAGAAGAGGCTGGCGGTGGGGAAG GTGTTCGAAATCTTCGGCCCAGTCTTTCACCCCTACTACGTGATGCGCTTCAACTCGGCCGAGCATATCGCGCAGAAAGACGTCAAGATGCGGGAGACCATGTACTTTGCCCCAGAGGTCAAGGACTTCACGGAGTACATCTTCACGGAGCAGCTGAAGAC GGACAAGGGCTCAGACGCGTCGTGGAAGAATGACCAGGAGCCGCCCCCCGAG GCTTTGGATTTCAGTGATGAcgaaaaggagaaagaagccAAGCAGAAAAAGAAGAAGCCGCAGAACATGCTGAAGAAAATGCAAAGATCTGAGCAGAAGGAATCAA ATAACAACTTCGGGGAAGCCGCGCACTACAGGCGTCCCCCCCCGTCCCCTCAGCAGGGCGGCAGGGCGCAGCAAGGCTGGGGCTACAGCCCCGAGGAGGGCGGCTTCACCAACCGGAGCTTCTCCTACTCCGGCGCGCCCTTCCACCCCCCGCAGAGCTCCAACCGGCAGCCCCGCCCTGCCGCCCCGCGAGCACCCCAGCCGCCCTTCGCCCAGCACCCAGGGGAGCGGGGCTACGGCGTCCCCTCGCACTGCCCCTTCCCGCCGCCCTTCCCCCCGCCCGGGCCCGGCGCCATGCACCCCTATCCCCCGCCCTACCCTCTCCTGCCTCCCATGGGCATGGCCTGGCCCCAGCATGACATGAGCCAGCCGCCCCCCGCACTGCACGCCATGCTGTTCCAGCACCCGCCCCCAcccccgccgccgccgccgcccccACCGCCGCCCTCCAGCGGTCCCCCGTCGCACGGCCGCTTCCCCTCACAGAAAGCAGCCCGGTATTGA